A genomic stretch from Sulfurihydrogenibium azorense Az-Fu1 includes:
- a CDS encoding CinA family nicotinamide mononucleotide deamidase-related protein, which translates to MKAIVIITGSEFVQGRKQDKNGLFIAKNLFERGVDVIGIIISPDDLYSLTNYIKYALDRSDLVFISGGLGPTSDDITRQAVANAIGVALIYHEEWLSKLKTEYKKAGVEITQERKSMAKIPYGAAILENPVGRACGFIKVLDDVKKAIVALPGVPSEMEPMFYNALDKLGLKEKKKFTQLYRVFGIKELDLNYLLEDVKNISYNFSPKGVDIFLWEDNEKEFLQVKQKVKERLGSMIYAEDNTEMEEVVGKLLKEKGLTVATAESSTGGLIVSRLVNVPGSSQYVLGGLVSYSNEAKINILKVKKEDIEKYGAVSETVAKQMVENVRGIFGSDIAVSDTGIAGPTGETPDKPLGLHYIGFTDGKETKVYKEIYKGSRNDVRLYISQFALNLIRLYLTDKERSFNNG; encoded by the coding sequence ATGAAAGCAATAGTAATAATAACAGGGTCAGAGTTTGTTCAAGGAAGAAAACAGGATAAAAACGGTCTTTTTATAGCTAAAAATCTTTTTGAAAGAGGAGTTGACGTAATAGGTATTATTATTTCCCCTGATGACCTATACAGTCTTACTAATTACATAAAGTATGCATTAGACAGGTCAGATTTGGTATTTATATCAGGAGGACTTGGACCAACTTCTGATGATATTACAAGGCAAGCTGTAGCGAACGCCATAGGTGTTGCACTTATATACCACGAAGAGTGGTTATCAAAGCTAAAAACAGAGTATAAAAAAGCTGGTGTAGAGATTACTCAAGAGAGAAAAAGTATGGCTAAAATTCCTTATGGGGCAGCTATACTTGAAAATCCTGTTGGTAGAGCCTGCGGATTTATAAAAGTTTTAGACGACGTAAAAAAGGCTATAGTTGCACTTCCCGGTGTTCCTTCAGAAATGGAACCTATGTTTTACAATGCGTTAGACAAGTTAGGATTAAAAGAGAAAAAGAAATTTACCCAACTATATAGAGTCTTTGGAATAAAAGAGCTGGATTTAAATTATTTACTTGAAGATGTTAAAAATATATCTTACAACTTTTCTCCTAAAGGTGTAGACATATTTTTGTGGGAAGATAATGAAAAAGAATTTTTACAAGTAAAACAGAAAGTAAAAGAAAGACTTGGAAGTATGATATATGCAGAAGACAACACTGAAATGGAAGAAGTAGTAGGAAAACTACTTAAAGAAAAAGGGCTTACAGTTGCAACTGCTGAGTCTTCAACAGGTGGTCTTATAGTATCAAGGCTTGTAAATGTTCCTGGAAGCTCTCAGTACGTTTTAGGAGGATTAGTCTCTTACTCAAACGAAGCAAAGATAAACATCTTAAAAGTTAAAAAGGAAGATATAGAAAAATACGGAGCTGTAAGTGAAACAGTTGCAAAACAAATGGTTGAAAATGTAAGAGGTATTTTTGGTAGTGATATTGCTGTAAGTGATACGGGAATAGCCGGTCCCACAGGAGAAACACCAGACAAACCACTAGGACTTCACTACATAGGCTTTACTGATGGAAAAGAAACAAAGGTCTATAAAGAGATTTACAAGGGCAGTAGAAACGACGTTAGATTGTATATATCCCAGTTTGCTTTAAATCTTATAAGACTTTACTTAACTGATAAAGAAAGGAGTTTCAATAATGGCTGA
- a CDS encoding c-type cytochrome biogenesis protein CcmI/CycH, translating to MRYLAVMFLSFLLFSCQSLPPEAHFIDQNKITGKILIDENLKDKCKGDMFIIVRKGISPQPLAVKKVKNPDFPYNFKITPADVLFEDMFKEFKDEVILYAKISQSGNPMESSKSCESDPIVVKTGTQNVVIKITKYTE from the coding sequence ATGAGATATTTGGCTGTAATGTTTTTATCTTTTCTACTTTTCAGCTGTCAATCTTTGCCACCAGAGGCACACTTTATAGACCAAAATAAAATTACAGGTAAGATACTGATTGATGAAAATCTAAAAGATAAATGTAAAGGAGATATGTTTATCATCGTTAGAAAAGGTATATCTCCTCAACCCTTGGCAGTAAAGAAAGTTAAAAATCCTGACTTTCCTTACAACTTTAAGATTACCCCTGCAGATGTTTTATTTGAGGATATGTTTAAAGAGTTTAAAGATGAAGTTATCTTATACGCTAAAATATCCCAATCGGGGAATCCTATGGAAAGTTCAAAGAGCTGTGAAAGTGATCCAATCGTCGTAAAAACAGGAACTCAAAACGTAGTTATAAAAATAACAAAGTATACAGAGTGA
- a CDS encoding site-2 protease family protein: protein MSINITDVIFMIPALLMAVIFHEVAHGLVAYKLGDDTAKREGRLTLNPIPHIDPLGSLLIPGILILLNSPILFGYAKPVPINPLNFKIDMRKGIIITSFAGPGANFLLAFLFAGLYHLVRNETFLTYFASIFGVGALESVIVPLAIFFKYAVSINLILGIFNLLPIPPLDGGNILLNLLPRELQAKVEPYEHFGFFLIILLLMTGVIGFIILPIYRFFMSILM from the coding sequence ATGAGTATCAATATCACTGATGTTATATTTATGATACCGGCATTACTTATGGCTGTGATATTCCATGAGGTAGCCCACGGACTTGTTGCATATAAACTTGGAGATGATACAGCAAAAAGAGAAGGACGGTTGACATTAAACCCTATTCCTCATATAGATCCTCTAGGTTCTTTACTTATCCCGGGAATACTTATACTCCTTAACTCTCCTATACTTTTTGGTTATGCAAAACCTGTTCCTATAAACCCTCTTAACTTTAAGATAGATATGAGAAAAGGAATTATAATCACGTCTTTTGCAGGACCTGGAGCTAACTTCTTATTAGCTTTTTTGTTTGCTGGGCTGTATCATCTTGTAAGAAATGAGACTTTTTTAACTTACTTTGCTTCTATTTTTGGAGTTGGGGCTTTAGAAAGTGTGATTGTTCCTCTGGCTATATTTTTCAAGTATGCTGTATCTATAAACCTTATTTTAGGTATATTTAACCTTCTGCCTATACCTCCTTTAGATGGTGGCAATATCCTCCTTAATCTTCTACCAAGAGAATTACAGGCAAAAGTGGAACCTTACGAACATTTTGGATTTTTCTTGATTATTTTACTTCTTATGACAGGTGTTATTGGGTTTATAATACTACCTATATACAGATTCTTTATGTCTATTTTAATGTAA
- a CDS encoding FeoA family protein, which produces MKTLKDVKPGHIGKVVDIKGCDDIKHKLYDLGIIPGVRVEVIQDAPFGGPIKVKVHDYCLALRRKEASCILVEEER; this is translated from the coding sequence ATGAAGACTTTAAAAGATGTAAAACCCGGTCATATAGGTAAGGTAGTAGATATAAAAGGATGTGATGATATAAAACATAAATTGTACGACCTTGGTATTATTCCAGGTGTAAGGGTTGAGGTTATTCAAGATGCACCCTTTGGAGGCCCTATTAAAGTAAAAGTACACGATTACTGTCTTGCTTTAAGAAGAAAAGAAGCTTCTTGTATTCTTGTAGAGGAAGAGAGATGA